The region TGTAGCACACTTGCTGCAACAAGATTTATAACTACAAAACAGCAGAGTGTGACGACTGAGACTAAGAAGACCAAGATGATAGAACAAGGTAGAGTGAACGCAGCAAAGTGTATGTACCTTAGTCAGATGCTGGGTTTGAGTGCTAGATTGCTGCTGTGGTGCTGCTGATTTCTCTGGCTCATGTCCAGAGGCCTGGATGCAGCCTGAAGCTATGCTGTTAACAATAGTGTGTAATTTAATGCCTTTGGCAAGGAGTTCAACAGCAACTGCTGAACCAGGAAGAGACGTGGGCAGAAGGGCCTGGACAGACTGCAGATTTTCAGCCGTTTTGTTGGTCCCTTGGTCATCAATGAACTGATTTGAACAAGTTATGTGGGTATGATCTGATGGGTCCTCATGTTTGATCTGCACATGCAGACCAGGAGAGCTGCAGGACACTGTGCAGTTTGGCAgacttctgttttcctcttttatctgAAATGGCACCAATGAGCTAAGATGAGGTGGAGAATCATTCTGCTGGCTTCTTTTCTCTACCTCCAGTAGCATCTTTAGCTCCTCAACTAGCTTCTGCTCCTGCTCCAGCTTCCTCATAAGTTCCTCTATCTGACGCTCCTTCTCATGCAACCGTTTGTCTTTTTCAGAGTCCTTCTCATTGACCTTTGCATCTGTGGGGCCCTCTTGATGTGGGGTTCCCTTTGAGGGGCTTGTGCACAGAGCAGCATTAGACAAGGTGTCTGAATCTGACTTTGTGTGAATGTCTTTCATGTTACTATCTTCTATTCCCAGTTTGGAGACTTTGGAAGCTATAAGGGAAACGGGTGGTGTTACATTTAGGTTTTCAGACCGTGAGTTTGCTGCAGTGACTCTTGACTCCATGGCAGCAACACGCTGGCTTTTAGCACTTTCGTGAAACAGCTTCAACCTCTCTATCAGATCTGTCTTAGTCCCAGAAACAGGCAGAGATCTGAGTTTTAGCTCCACTTTCAGCTCAGCAACCTGTGAAAGAATAAATATAATCTTTTAGAGGTTGAATGCTTAGAGCCTTTTCAGCTCTGTAACATTTATAGGACTGGTAGAATCAGGTTGTGTCACCTTCATCTCATCGATATTAGCGGGTAACTGATCCAATTTTGTACTAGCATGATGGAACTGCACAGGAGTGGATGAAGAGCTTCCTCTAAGGGCAAGAGCCGAGTAGCTGGTCTGTATCTCAGTTGTGGATAtgctgtaacaaaatgtgaaacaagagAGAAGCCATTTCTCAGCAGTCTCTCTCTGGAAAACTGCAGGCAAAATGTATTGAGACAAAGAACAGCTGGAATCAAATATGATAGGTAACTTTGCAAACAATGAACTGCTGATTGGCGGCATACTTTAGTGTGACGGGTACAACGGCCTGGCAGTTGTACTTCTGCTGCTGCAGGCTAAGGATCTGGAGCTGGaggaactgctgctgctgctccagaaGACGGGCATAAGAAGAGTCCATCGGGACGCCACTGAGCTCTTGCTTCTGGTCAGGGGGGATGTACTGATGATACTTCAGTTTTTTCACCCTTGACTTGGGCTCTTTGATCTTTTTGCTACGGCTTTTGTCTGTGGATAGCTTCACCAAAGTTTGCTGCAGAGCATAACACACAAAACAACGGGAGCAGGTAAAGCTGCAGAAGACCATGCGGATAGAAATTTGATCTCTGTGAGTCCATTAGTTCGGTTTAGGAGAAATACAGTTTGCACTGGCTGTAACAGCTTGTACGCCTAAGTTAGGCTGagtattgtttctttttatggCTTTTAGTGTTCAGGCTGAAGATTGCTCTGACATCTCAAGACAAGAAAAGATAACGGGTAGTGGAAAGATGAAGCGTAAGGTTCTACCACTTGCTGTTTCAGAAACTAGTGCATATAAACATGTCTGCTAGTTTTATTAAAGACAAGAAACCAGAAAATTAGCGTGAGTTAAACCAGCATGCATCCTCCAATTTGTCAAATTTACTCCCCTTTTATTTTCCAAAGGAAGCACAGTTCTTCTTGGGGATCACAGTATAACCCGATTTAGATGAATTCATGTTTTCTGCATCACTCCTTTGGACTTTTAGCTTTGATTTTACGATCTGATTGAGGAAGTCCAGTCTATAGTTGTCAGATTtactaaaatatgttaaaatgtgttgctCTCTGACCTGCGTTTGACTTGACGGCTAATTATTTATCCACTCCTAAACGGCTGTGACTCTCAGTAAGATAAAATCCAGGCTCTAACATTATCCATCATTACATTTCCAaaggaaacaggaaaaaaatgcaacagTCAGTTAATCAAACAAACACAACTATGTACCAGAGGTCAGTGATATAACGGCTATTTTTGAACTAGATAAAAACCAATTTTAAAACACAgctattgtttttaaaggaaacaTGAGAAAGTCGGCTTACTGGACCTGATGAAATGCATTGGATGACAGCGGCGTTAGGCTGATGAGCTCCCTGGCTGCTTGGTTTCTCCAAAGTAGACACATCTGCAGATGACTGAGAGCAGCGTGTTAGAGAGAGCTGAAGAAAACCAGAGTAAAGATCAAGAATTAGATGATCAGCAACATCTGTTTACTATCCAGAATAACCAAACAAAGCTTGATGAACActctaaaaacacaaacatgaaccACTTGTCCAAATAGTAGTTAAGTAGCTTTCTCATATGCAGTCCCTTTTAAAACTTTcaattttttcatgttacaacaactttaataaatttaaatgggattttatgtgatagaccaatacaaagttacacttaattgtgaagtggtaggaaactgaataaaaaactgaaaagtgtggcaagtATTTGCATTTAGCCTCCCTtagtcaacactttgtagaaatGCTTTTTGTTGCAGTTAAGCTGCAAGATGTTTATGCTTGTTACATCTTCATGTCCATTTTGATCTGCTTCCTGTCCTTGCTGAAAAAAAGCCTCCCCACATCATGAttctgcctccaccatgttttactgtgcaaTATTGTTGTACATACAAGAGAAGTTCAAAACCTTTTGTCttctctgaccagagcacattcttGCATGTTAACTGTGTCACATAAACCACTTGGGGCAAACATAAAGTCCAAAAAGAAATAGTTGTTtgttgacaaaatgtaaaaacaaaagtccaggggtaaaagtagttttgaacagCACTGTAACACTAAAATGTGTCACTGTtttgttagaaaaaaacaaaccctgCTGGTTTGTTCACTAACTGTGACATGAAAACAGTATGTTTGATCACAGAGCTGAACATATTTTTGTACCTGTGGAGGAGGGCTGAAGTCAGAGGATGCATAAGATGCCTTAGTTTCTCTTGAATTCTCTGGGGAGGGTAAAGtttgtggaggagatggttggCTGTTGGGTTGCCGTGGTGATAATGCATCACTGCTGTCCTCATCAAAGCTGTAAACATCTGGAACTTGTGGTGTATCTGAGTAATCCGCCTTACCATCTGCATGATCAACAGGGAGGTTTAAGAAATCACTTGTAGAGATAGTTTAAGCTTGGACCACAGAGGTGGATGAAAGTCTGTCTGATAACCAATCTGACTTAAGTTTACATTTTGGCTGTCACTGTGTAAGTAATGTTAGTGAACGCCTACTGTTTCTGAGTTCTTCAACTCCAGAGTCGACGGGCAGGATCTTCTTCTCGACCAGCTCCATGGGTCCTGGCCGCTGGGCGATTTTTTCATTGAGATCATTGGCCAGTCTGGCCCTCTTCAGTCTTATCTGCGTGACCTGCAGTGAGGGCTCCACTTGAGTTTCTGATGAAGAAAAAGAGTATGTTCACGATCCGGCTGGCATCACTCAGACTGATTTGTCACTGTGACTCATAGGAGGCTCAGACTGACTTCTCATACATTCAGTCTACAGcaaaaacattcagatggttGCAGGATTGTTGAACAAGCATTAATAAGTGCAGACAGACGTATAACAGCCCCACTCATTCTGCTTATCCAAACACTATCACACAGAAACAACACGAAAAGGGATTACCTTCTAGGATATGCATACGGACCAGTTCTGAGCGTTCCGGTCTGCTGCTGAGTTTATACTTTAGGAAATTCCCCGTCTGGTAAAAAAATGAAtcagtttgtttaaatattttgcgAACATCATTAGAGTCACAGATGAACACTTATTCATAGAGTCTTACCCTGGCTCTCTGTAGGCTGCGAATCTGCTTGTGGAAGGCAGCAGAGCTTTTCAGAgctggaaaaataataaaaatacatttgaatacACACACCATTTACATGCTTTAGTTATAGTGAAAAAGACATTTCCTTGGATAGCAAGCCTCAAAAAGTTGCATTTGCTCCAACAGAGAAAATGTCATTTGGAAGGAAATGTAATGTTTTCAGGGTTTAAAGTTACACTGACTGAGAGTAGAGAAAGTAGAAACTGAGGTTTTATAAAACAGATGATGAAGTTCATGTTAGCATTTGTTGTTTTGAACAGTAACTCTAGCATAATAGcttttttccatctttacattcatgtttttgtctttgctgCTCTGTACTAGCGTGGCCTCAGTAGTCAGGAGCTCATGGgagtaaaacaggaaacaccaGCTTTGCTGACTCAAACAAAGAGATCACTCTGAACAGGGAGTTGCTCTTTGATCACTTAGAATAAACCCATCCTTCTTTAGACAAGGTCCGGGTCACCGACTAGTCACCTCCGACATGATGGCAATTGTTTGCTTTAATGATACATGGATCGAAGGGCACTCCAAAGAGTGCATCAGACATGCACAGCAAAACATTCCTGCTTATTGCTTtatctttaatgttttcttaTGAAGAATCTGTTAAATGTAGAAGCAGAGGAGTCTGTAGTAAAAATATTGTAATTGTGTAGTTTTCGATTAAAGTACATCAGTGTAGCAAGAATTAGTTCTGTCTAAATAAAACTCATCACCCTTTTtggcagaacattttaaattacatatttacatacactgtaaatATCCTCCTCCATCACATGTTGATGTACCCTTGGTTAAAGCGCTTATTCCAAAGTTGTCTACCACCATGAATATGTGCATATATGTGAATACAGCTGGTTGAGTGGGACTTGTAGTGTAAAAGTGCTTTCAATAGTCAGCATACAAGAAAGGTAGAAAATAAGTAAAGTGCATTTatgatttttcatgttttttcccaTGGTGAAGCCATTTTGAGAAGCCTTAGTGGAACTAACTAAATATAAGAAAATGGTTGGATCTGAGTTGTTTGTATCCACTAAACTCAGCTACATGTAGAAAGAGGAAAATGACCTCTGCTGAAGGGCCATTTGCTGATTCTTGTGGGCTTATGGGGTCAGAGAGGAGCAGGcccccatacacacacactcacactcaaaGAAAGCCTGCTGCGTCTTGTTATGATCAGATGCTGTCGAAGAGTTTCTCTTACTTTTGATAATTTATTCATTAACTTTTCTACTGCTGTCATTTCTGCTATCGCCAGCCAGCAAAACTAACTCATGGGGAGCAGATAAATAATAGGATTAGGATGAATACTCACAAGGCAAGATGCCTTGGTCTACAAGCTGCTCCCGAGTTctcctctgctgcagacagTGCTGAAGTACTGGATAAAAGCGAAGTTAAAAATTAACCGTTTAGAAATGACTCCACTGACTCATCTCACAACTATCTATAAAATCCTGCaggactttaaataaaaaagaaatagttATTATTTCTCAATCAGTGTGCTACCCTGAAAGCCTAACACCAAACGTTGCTTATAACCACAGATATTCTTTTCAGTTCCTGTATGGTCTGAGATGGGAGGCCCATAGTTAGCTCCAAATTGGCCTAAAGCCCTCCTAAATACAGTCAATGTTTGAATGTGTTccaaaaatgcattaaagaaacaattaaaatagGGAATAACGTCAGAGCTCCAGTAGAAAGAAATGTCCTTTGAATGAAATATCCTCTAGAAGAAATTATTGAGTCTTAGATCTAAGTTCTACATAAAGTTTCTGGATGCTTCATCTGTGCTATTTTCCCCAAAAATATATACTGTAGTAGGATCAgagtttaaacatttacaaacatgGGAGTATGAACTTGTTTTTCCAGTGGAGTAACACACGAGGAAGAAAAAAGTTTGTTGAGAAGGTCAAGGGCTGATAGTGACGCATGATGCCGAGACCCTTGTCGTCATTGCTGTGGTGTAGCGAAGCCAGCTTAGCTGGATTTGCTCAGTGGCTTGGGAGAAACAGCTACccctcacacacaaacacacacaacaaggACCTGCTCAACTCCCCTGGGAAAGACACTGGGTCCTAACAGGACTCTGTGACTCACTTGAACAAAAATAATCCGGGCAGCTGGGAGAACAAGGCCTGGGAACCATGACATTTTTGGGGTAGTTAAGGGGGTGGGATCGCCAGTTTATTGTAGTGCCGAGTGAGATGTTCATAGGCTCCGATTGGTGGACAAGGGAATTCAAAGTGACAAGAGCTGAGGCAAAGGGTGGAAGGGCGAGTCCACTCACAGCAGCATATCATCTCCAGAACAGAGAAAGAACTGTGCCTTCCCTGCCTGTTGTTTCCTATTACAAACCTAGGCCAATGGGGGTTATATCCAGGagattgaaaaaaaatcaatattggTTTCTCTCAATTTTTGTTACTTGAAAGGAATGCCAGAGGCAATCTATTTTATTACTGTATATAACTACATATCAATAGCATGGAAAGCTGCCTCCAAGCAGCATGAGAGAGCGCTGGCTTTAATTTGAGCATTACTATGAGGGTACAGATCACGCCCGGGGTCCTCTCCATTGTGTCATCTTGTGTTGAACATGAACCCTGGCTAACCTTTCTGTGATTCAAACTGGTTCCTGCTCACCAGTAAAGCATAAACAGAAGTTATAAAGAAACACAGAGAAGGGGCTCCGCTGAAATCCTTGTCTGCTGATGTAATCTCTAATCTCAGCAATGTGTTGTTCTCACCAAATCACCCCTGGGGTTCTCTCATctctttctttaatttggcagtttttttcccatgaagctgcacaaacaaaaatctagaaTATAATCTGAAATGACTGAACCAGggttgtgttctatccccactcctcttctccctgtacacaaatgactgcacctcatcggactcgtccgtgaaactcctgaagtttgcagacgacaccactgtcattggtctgatccaggatggtaatgagtctgcatacagacagcaggtggattggctggtccactggtgcggtcaggactaccttgaactcatcccactcaagactgtggtggactttcggagaacaccacccccatacaccccctcaccatcctcaacaacactttatcggccgtggaccacttcaggttcttaggaaccaccatctttgaggacctgagatggtcttcacacatagacactgttcgaaggaaggcccagcagagactgtacttcctgaggcaactcaagaagttcaaccttccacaggagctgctggtcattcagtctgtcctgtcttcatccatctcagtgtggtttggctcatccacaaaacaggacaggtccagactgcaacgaataatcaggactgcagagagaataatcagggctgaccttccctccatccaggacttatacaggtctagggtcaggaaaagagcagctaaaatctctgcagaccccacacaccctgcacataaactgtttagagttttaccttcaggccgccgctacagagcactgttcactaaaaccagccaccacagagacagtttcttcccccaggctgtttctctgttgaacattcaatagagtacaaaacaacagcatacagatgttgcaaatccacctttttatttatatatgtgtatattgtacattgtaaatatgtatattctgtaatgcaaaaacaaaaccaaagagtaCCGGagttaaattccttgtttgcatgtacaaacttggcaataaagctgattctgattctgaacttaGTTAAGGAGCAAGCTAACACTCAATTATGATGACTTTGTTATAAACACAAAGGATAAATTATTTTAGCAAAGATTCTGACATTTATAAATAGAAAAGCATAAATTAGTATAATATCAGctgcaaaaatgtaattttgggAATATAACATGGTATATACGATGTAACAAGCCTGAATTATGATACTctcaggatttttttcttaaatgtgtTCAATCATCTTTAGGCATGACAGAAAATTTGCTAATTTTTTAAACATCCACTTTCAGTGAGTTTTTCAAATGTCCAATCAGGTGGGCAAAACGTGTGTAGAATTTGAAAATGTACGTGATAAATGAATTAATAATACTGAATATTAAGTCATAGGGGTTACATCATTTTCTGATATTATTCTGTGTTACAAAAAGGTGAATTTTACTCATCAGTCTCTTCTCTATGGCCCTTATCTCATCCCTCCCACATTCAAAGTGTTGTTTTACAAACTAGGAGCTCCCCTGCCCAATTCTGCCTCACTCTCAACA is a window of Girardinichthys multiradiatus isolate DD_20200921_A chromosome Y, DD_fGirMul_XY1, whole genome shotgun sequence DNA encoding:
- the LOC124864499 gene encoding myocardin-related transcription factor B-like — protein: MGLQSWPPNKPELSSMACLDVESPTICRGKFKSVLQHCLQQRRTREQLVDQGILPSLKSSAAFHKQIRSLQRARTGNFLKYKLSSRPERSELVRMHILEETQVEPSLQVTQIRLKRARLANDLNEKIAQRPGPMELVEKKILPVDSGVEELRNNGKADYSDTPQVPDVYSFDEDSSDALSPRQPNSQPSPPQTLPSPENSRETKASYASSDFSPPPQLSLTRCSQSSADVSTLEKPSSQGAHQPNAAVIQCISSGPQTLVKLSTDKSRSKKIKEPKSRVKKLKYHQYIPPDQKQELSGVPMDSSYARLLEQQQQFLQLQILSLQQQKYNCQAVVPVTLNISTTEIQTSYSALALRGSSSSTPVQFHHASTKLDQLPANIDEMKVAELKVELKLRSLPVSGTKTDLIERLKLFHESAKSQRVAAMESRVTAANSRSENLNVTPPVSLIASKVSKLGIEDSNMKDIHTKSDSDTLSNAALCTSPSKGTPHQEGPTDAKVNEKDSEKDKRLHEKERQIEELMRKLEQEQKLVEELKMLLEVEKRSQQNDSPPHLSSLVPFQIKEENRSLPNCTVSCSSPGLHVQIKHEDPSDHTHITCSNQFIDDQGTNKTAENLQSVQALLPTSLPGSAVAVELLAKGIKLHTIVNSIASGCIQASGHEPEKSAAPQQQSSTQTQHLTKTWRMDIKGQSSLNAFLVSGCDSPSSHQAPPGALRGKLPSSNPSTVIKQQTTFTNHASKTKDPPRYEDAVKQTRSMLIVAQGPTAASQQMDDLFDVLIESGEISPLIRQDPPSLEKPLPVTASVTTLPINTVLTRSPPLVQLAQLPEATLSSPGNNLETFLDDTEAQRLKLMEELNSPLVNMEMNFSENIPPSGVNLQNTSVDSMDWLDLTLSVPAEGINPLDMSVLGFSSDFLDSHELHLNWD